The DNA sequence AGTAGCCGCAGGGACAAGGATTCATGGCGGCCACGAGCATGAAACTGGCCGGATACTCCACGGTGAATTTGGCCCGGCTGATGGTGACCACGCGATCCTCCAGAGGTTGGCGAAGCACTTCCAGCACCTGGCGTTTGAATTCCGGCAACTCGTCCAGGAAGAGCACACCATTGTGCGCCAGACTGATCTCGCCCGGCTGGGGGAAGGAGCCGCCACCCACCAGCGCCACATCGCTGATCGTGTGGTGCGGACTGCGGTAGGGGCGCACACTCAGCAGGCTGTCCTCCTTGCGCAGCTTGCCGGCCACACTGTGGATCTTGGTGGTCTCCAGCGCCTCGTCGATGTTGAGCGGCGGCAGGATCGTGGGTAGACGCTTGGCCAGCATGGTCTTGCCCGCGCCGGGCGGCCCGATGAGGATGATATTGTGCCCGCCTGCCGCCGCTATCTCGAAGGCGCGCTTGATGTTCTCCTGCCCCTTCACATCGGCGATGTCCACAGGATAGCTGCGGCTGCTGTTGGCGAACTCGGCCTCGATGTCGACGACCGTGGGCTGCACGGTGGGCGTGCCCTTCAGCAGGTCCACCACTTCGCGCAGATGCTCCACGCCGTAGACGACAAGCCCGTGCACGATGGCCGCTTCACGCGCGTTGGCCGCCGGGAGGATCACGCCTTTGAAGCCCTGTCGCTTGGCCTCGATGGCGATGGGCAGCGCACCCTTGATGGGCCGCACACCGCCATCCAGGGAGAGTTCGCCCATCACGAGGAATTCCTCCAGCATGCCGGATGGGACCTGCTCCGTGGCGGCGAGCAGGCCCACGGCCAACGGCAGGTCATAGGCGGTGCCTTCCTTGCGGATGTCGGCCGGCGCCAGGTTGATGGTGACGCCCTTGCCTCGTGGGAAATACAGCCCGTTGTTGCGCAGGGCGGCGTCCATGCGCTGCTGGCTTTCCTTCACCGCACTGTCCGGCAGGCCCACGAGAAAGAAGAACGCACCGTTCTCCACGTTCACCTCGGCGGTGACGATGGTGGCGTTGATGCCGAATACCGCGCTGCCGAAGACCTTGACGAGCATCGTTCAGTATCGCTCCTTCCGCGCCGGCTCCGCCAGATCGCGTTCGATGTGGTCGATGATGGCGTGGATGATCTTGATGTGCACCTCCTGGATGCGGTCGGCATAACCATCGTGCGGCACACGCACCTCCACGGTGCAGAGGTCCGCCAGCTTCCCGCCATCCCGGCCTGTGAGACCGATCACATGCATCTGCTTCTCGCGTGCCGTCCGCGCCGCGTGCAGCACATTGGGGCTATTGCCGCTGGTGCTGATGGCGAGGAGCACATCGCCCTCCCTGCCGTGGGCCTGCACGAAGCGCGCGAAGACCTGGTCGTAGCCATGGTCGTTGCCCACACAACTGATGTGGCCCGGATCGCTGATGGCCATGGCCGCGATGGGCGGCCGGTCGTCGCGGAAGCGGCCGGTAAGTTCCTCGGCGAAATGCATGGCGTCGCACATGCTGCCACCATTGCCACAACTGATCACCTTGGCGCCCTGTTTCAGACAGTAGCTCATGAAGGCCGCGGCCTGCTCCACTGCGGTGACGTTAGCAGGGTCGGCCAGGAAACGCTGGAGCACCTCGGCGGCTTCGGTGAAATGGGAACGGATGCGGTCGTCGCTCATCCCGTCAAAGATGCGTCAAACCGAACATCCGCCATGGGCGGGTAACGGCCTCACCTCCGCTCCGCCCGCAGGCCCAACTGGCCCATGGCATCCAGGCCTCGGCGGAGGAAGGTCTCGTACTCCGCCTTGTTGGGCGTGTAGCCCAGGGGGTCGGTCAGTAGGCGGCCATCGGGGCTGAGCAGCACATAGAGCGGCTGGCTGGCGCTGATGAAATTCTCCGCCTGCAGGGTGGCCCATTTGTTCCCCTTGGTGATGATGGGCTTCTTCACCCCGGCGGAGGTCTCATAGATGAACTGGTCCTCCTTGGGCAGTTCGCGCTTGTCGTCCACGTAGAGTGAGACCAGCACATACTCCTTGCTCAGCACATCGTAGATCGACTGGTGTGGCCAGACATTCTCCTCCATCTTGCGGCAATTCACACAGGCCCAGCCCGTGAAATCGAGCATCACCGGTTTGTTCTCGCGCCGCGCCCGCTCGAAACCCTCCTCCAGGTCATGCTCACAGGGCAGGTCCAGCGGACATTCGCTCTGCTGGGGATAGAGGCTGTAGAAGAGTGGTGGCGGGAATCCGCTGAGCAGTTTCAGGTTGCGCGCCTCGGCCATGGTGATCCCCGGCAGGAGGTAGATGACGAAGGCCGACGTGGCGATGCCCAGGCCGAGCCGCACCTTGGAAGGCCGCACGTTGGGGCTGTCATGTGGGAAGCGGATCAGACCAAAGAGGTAGAGCGCCAGGCCGATGCCCACCAGGATCCACAGGCCGATGAAGATCTCCCGTGGCAGCAGGCCCCAGTTCATCACCAGATCGGCGTTGCTGAGGAACTTGATCGCGAGGGCCAGCTCCACGAAGCCCAGCACCACCTTCACCGTGTTCAGCCAGCTGCCACTGCG is a window from the Flavobacteriales bacterium genome containing:
- a CDS encoding YifB family Mg chelatase-like AAA ATPase; translation: MLVKVFGSAVFGINATIVTAEVNVENGAFFFLVGLPDSAVKESQQRMDAALRNNGLYFPRGKGVTINLAPADIRKEGTAYDLPLAVGLLAATEQVPSGMLEEFLVMGELSLDGGVRPIKGALPIAIEAKRQGFKGVILPAANAREAAIVHGLVVYGVEHLREVVDLLKGTPTVQPTVVDIEAEFANSSRSYPVDIADVKGQENIKRAFEIAAAGGHNIILIGPPGAGKTMLAKRLPTILPPLNIDEALETTKIHSVAGKLRKEDSLLSVRPYRSPHHTISDVALVGGGSFPQPGEISLAHNGVLFLDELPEFKRQVLEVLRQPLEDRVVTISRAKFTVEYPASFMLVAAMNPCPCGYYNHPEKDCVCAPGVVQKYLNKVSGPLLDRIDIHIEVTPVPFAELSAERQSEKSADMRDRVIAARKVQQDRYSGRKIHCNAQIGSRELREICRIDDAGKALLEKAMERLGLSARAYDRILKVARTIADLAGGPDIRTEHLAEAIQYRSLDREGWAG
- the lpcA gene encoding D-sedoheptulose 7-phosphate isomerase — its product is MSDDRIRSHFTEAAEVLQRFLADPANVTAVEQAAAFMSYCLKQGAKVISCGNGGSMCDAMHFAEELTGRFRDDRPPIAAMAISDPGHISCVGNDHGYDQVFARFVQAHGREGDVLLAISTSGNSPNVLHAARTAREKQMHVIGLTGRDGGKLADLCTVEVRVPHDGYADRIQEVHIKIIHAIIDHIERDLAEPARKERY